The Alosa sapidissima isolate fAloSap1 chromosome 16, fAloSap1.pri, whole genome shotgun sequence genome has a segment encoding these proteins:
- the zmiz1a gene encoding zinc finger MIZ domain-containing protein 1a isoform X5, whose translation MQPPINSMKPPLSHSDGSFPYDSVPWQQNANQAPGSLSVVTTVWGVTNTSQSQVLGNPMANANNPMNSGGNTIGSGMAANNPGVNSQFPGQQQQFSAKGGNNQAYMQQGMYGRPGHPGSGGFSGSYPGGPNAPGGIGMPPPTQPAAAAAAAAVAAAAATATATATATVALQETQNKDMNQYGQMCSSFQMGPTQGYNNQFISQQGPRGPPSHTGGMNPAGINTGINNANMSGPPMGMNQPRAPGMAPFGGHGQRMPQQGYPGPRTPNMPMQAMKRPYPGEPNYGGQQFGQNGQFPNQQGQYSNPNAARALPSPNYPGQRMPSQQGAGQYPPGGVAMGQYYKQEPFNGQNNNFSGGGYSYNQGNGPPRPVGNYPHSPVPGNPTPPMTPGSTIPPYLSPSQDVKPPFPPDMKPNVTLLPPHPINPNEELRLTFPVRDGVVLEPFRLEHNLAVSNHVFHLRPSVHQTLMWRSDLELQFKCYHHEDRQMNTNWPASVQVSVNATPLTIERGDNKTSHKPLHLKHVCQPGRNTIQITVTACCCSHLFVLQLVHRPSVRSVLQGLLKKRLLPAEHCITKIKRNFSSVAASSGNTTLNGEDGVEQTAIKVSLKCPITFRRIQLPARGHDCKHVQCFDLESYLQLNCERGTWRCPVCNKSALLEGLEVDQFMWGILNAIQNSEFEEVTIDPTCSWRPVPIKSDLHIKEDPDGPLAKRFKTMSPSQMTMPNVMEMIAQLGPGPSPYNSLPQQHPANSGEYAGQGRGNSYQGHGNFDFPHGNPSGGAPMNDFIHGPQLSHPPEGPNNLMGPDKPLAHAMPDSMPHPGSTEPSHASMQQQSLHAPPHPASQSAQSLHHSGPPSSQPPAVRQVPPNQQQPQPLPSSLNSQSHGSELTFHPSEGQAGGQGASDMPEPSLDLLPELANPEELLSYLDPPDLPSNSNDDLLSLFENN comes from the exons ATGCAGCCGCCCATCAACTCCATGAAGCCGCCCCTGTCACACAG TGATGGCTCCTTCCCTTATGATTCTGTTCCCTGGCAACAAAATGCCAACCAAGCCCCTGGGTCTTTGTCTGTAGTGACGACAGTGTGGGGTGTGACCAATACATCTCAAAGTCAG GTCTTGGGCAACCCAATGGCAAACGCTAACAACCCCATGAACTCTGGAGGGAATACCATAGGCTCAGGCATGGCAGCTAACAACCCAGGCGTGAACTCCCAGTTCCCTggtcagcagcagcagttcTCAGCCAAAGGGGGCAACAACCAGGCCTACATGCAGCAGGGCATGTACGGACGACCAGGACACCCGGGCAGTGGGGGCTTCAGTGGGAG TTACCCAGGCGGTCCTAATGCCCCCGGTGGGATAGGCATGCCTCCGCCCACCCAGCCAgctgccgctgccgctgccgccgccGTCGCCGCCGCCGCTGCCACGGCAACCGCCACGGCAACAGCCACGGTGGCCCTGCAGGAGACGCAAAACAAGGACATGAACCAGTACGGCCAG ATGTGTTCGTCCTTCCAGATGGGTCCCACACAGGGCTACAACAACCAGTTCATCAGCCAGCAGGGCCCCCGAggacccccatcacacacagggGGCATGAACCCGGCGGGCATCAACACGGGCATCAACAATGCCAACATGAGCGGGCCCCCCATGGGCATGAACCAGCCCCGAGCGCCTGGCATGGCTCCCTTTGGTGGCCACGGCCAGAGGATGCCCCAGCAGGGCTACCCGGGCCCCCGGACGCCCAACATGCCCATGCAGGCCATGAAGAGGCCCTACCCAGGAGAG ccaaaCTATGGAGGTCAGCAGTTTGGACAAAACGGCCAGTTTCCCAACCAGCAGGGCCAGTATTCCAACCCCAATGCCGCCAGGGCTCTGCCCTCTCCCAATTACCCCGGCCAGAGAATGCCCAGCCAGCAGGGCGCTGGCCAGTACCCCCCCGGCGGAGTGGCCATGGGCCAGTACTACAAG CAAGAGCCTTTTAATGGGCAGAACAACAACTTCTCTGGTGGTGGATACTCCTACAACCAAGGCAATGGG CCTCCACGACCAGTGGGCAACTACCCCCACTCTCCAGTCCCTGGgaaccccacccctcccatgaCCCCAGGTAGCACCATTCCCCCCTACCTGTCCCCCAGTCAGGATGTCAAGCCGCCATTTCCTCCAGACATGAAACCAAATGTGACGCTCCTGCCCCCACACCCAA TCAACCCCAACGAGGAGCTGCGTCTGACGTTCCCCGTGCGGGACGGCGTGGTGCTGGAGCCCTTCCGCCTGGAGCACAACCTGGCCGTCAGCAACCACGTGTTCCACCTGAGACCCTCCGTCCACCAAACGCTCATGTGGAG GTCTGACCTGGAGCTGCAGTTTAAGTGCTACCACCATGAAGACCGGCAGATGAACACCAACTGGCCGGCGTCGGTGCAGGTCAGCGTCAACGCCACGCCCCTGACCATCGAGCGGGGCGACAACAAGACGTCGCACAAACCCCTCCACCTCAAACACGTGTGTCAGCCGGGCAGGAACACCATCCAGATCACCGTCACCGCCTGCTGctgt tcgCACCTGTTTGTGCTGCAGCTGGTCCACCGGCCGTCTGTACGCTCCGTCCTGCAGGGGCTCCTCAAGAAGAGGCTGCTGCCCGCCGAGCACTGCATCACCAAAA tcaAAAGAAACTTCAGCAGTGTAGCAGCCTCCTCTGGGAACACCACTCTGAATGGGGAGGACGGGGTGGAACAAACAGCCATCAAAGTGTCCCTCAAGTGTCCCATCACCTTCAGACGGATCCAGTTACCAGCGCGGGGACACGACTGTAAACACGTGCAG tgttttgacttggagTCGTATCTGCAGCTCAACTGCGAGCGAGGGACGTGGCGGTGTCCTGTCTGCAA TAAAAGCGCACTGCTGGAGGGGCTGGAGGTGGATCAGTTCATGTGGGGAATTCTCAATGCCATCCAAAA CTCGGAGTTTGAAGAGGTCACCATCGACCCGACGTGTAGCTGGCGGCCGGTCCCCATAAAGTCTGACCTCCACATCAAGGAGGACCCCGACGGGCCGCTGGCCAAGCGCTTTAAGACAATGAGTCCGAGTCAGATGACCATGCCCAACGTGATGGAGATGATCGCCCAGCTGGGCCCTGGACCCTCGCCCTACAACTCGCTCCCCCAGCAGCACCCGGCCAACAGCGGGGAGTATGCCGGCCAAGGCAGAG GCAACAGTTACCAGGGCCACGGAAACTTTGACTTCCCCCATGGCAACCCGTCCGGCGGAGCGCCCATGAATGACTTCATTCACGGCCCCCAGCTGTCGCATCCACCTGAGGGGCCCAACAACCTCATGGGCCCCGACAAGCCCCTCGCCCACGCCATGCCTGACTcg ATGCCTCACCCAGGCAGCACTGAGCCGTCCCACGCTTCCATGCAGCAGCAGAGCCTACATGCGCCGCCtcaccccgccagccaatcagcacaGTCGCTGCACCACAGCGGCCCGCCCTCCTCCCAGCCGCCGGCCGTGCGCCAGGTCCCGCCCAATCAGCAGCAGCCACAGCCGCTACCCTCCAGCCTTAACAGCCAATCGCATGGCAGCGAGCTGACCTTTCACCCTTCGGAAGGGCAGGCTGGGGGCCAGGGAGCATCAGACATGCCCGAGCCCTCGCTGGAT CTGCTCCCAGAGCTGGCCAACCCGGAGGAGTTGCTGTCATACCTGGACCCACCTGACCTCCCGAGCAACAGCAACGAcgacttgctctctctctttgaaaACAACTGA